Sequence from the Phragmites australis chromosome 11, lpPhrAust1.1, whole genome shotgun sequence genome:
CAGCCTCTGACGGATACTCAAATACAGACCATCAGGGATCTTTTTCCTGTTCAAGGCTCTCTCGCCGGTGCCACGGCACAGAGCCAGGCGTCTTCGGCTTGAAGGCGTTGCTGCTTCGTTGTTTCCGCTCATGGATAATATCAACATCTTGTCCTGGAACGTCCGTGGTCTTAACTGCAAAGCTCGCAGGAGCGTGGTTCGAGCATTGTGTCGAGATCACAATGTCTCGGTTGTATGCTTGATGGAAACCAAACTTGCTACTCTTTCCCCTTTTGTAGTCAATGAAATTTGCGGTCCTTCGGTCTCGGGCTATACCTTCTTGCCTGCTTGCAACACTCGGGGGGGGGCATCTTGATTGCCTGTCGTCACCAATGTTCCCTTACCGCGGTCTAGATTCAGAACTTCTCGGTCACCGCTCGCATCTCCGGGGACGCCGGCGATTTTCATATTACAGCTGTTTATGGCCCTAACGAAGATAACCTTCGGGACTCCTTCCTTGCTGAACTCGGCACGACCCTGTCGTGTTACCCTGGTTCTTCCTTGCTGATCGGAGACTTCAACATGATCTCCTCGGCCGCGGATAAAAATAACAGCAACCTTGGGATGCGGGCTGTCTCTCGGTTCAGCCATTTCATTTCTTCCCACCATTTAAAGGACCTGCACCTCATCGGGAGACGCTTCATGTGGTCGAATGAAAGGGCCTCGCCCACTCTCGTCCGCCTGGATCGCGCCCTGGCATCCTCGGATTGGGACCTGGCCTACCGGGATTGCCTTCTGCAGGCGTTGGCTTCCGAATGTTCGGATCACTGCCCTTTGCTTCTCTCAACCTCCGTCTATTCCAAGAGCCGGCGACGCTTTCATTTCGAACCATTCTGGACTAAGATGCCGGGATTCCTTCAGGCAGTGGAGTCGGGATGGTCGCTCAAGGCGAATGAAGTTGTTTTACCGCCGCTTACTCGATTGCACATACTGCTATCGAGTACGGCCAAAGAGCTTTCGCGTTGGAACAGTAAATGTGTCGGCAACATTAAGGAGCAGCTTCTCCTTGCTCGGGAAGTGATCGCTCGGTTAGACTCTGCAATGGATTGTAGGCCGCTTTCACTGGCCGAGACCGATCTCCGAAAGCATCTTAAGTTCATCAGCCTGGGCCTGTCCTCCCTGGAACGCACCATTGCGAGGAGCCGTGCACGGATCGCCTGGCTGCGGGATGGAGATGCTGACTCCCGGTTGTTTCATTCCTTTGCCAAATCCCGAGCTCGTAAGAAGCTCATATCCTCGTTGTCATCTTCGACGGGTCAGGTTTCCTCCCTTCCGGATATGGAGGAGGAGTTGTTCAAGCACTTCAATTCGGTCTTCGGGGAGTTTCCTAACAGGGAGGTCTCCATCGATTTATCGCGGATCGGCCTTACGCCTCTGGACCTGAGCACGCTAGACTCTCCTTTCTCCCCTGAAGAAATTGAATGTGCGATCAAATCCTTGCCCCTAAACAAGGCGCCTGGTCCTGACGGTTTCAACATGGATTTCTACCGTGCCGCCTGGACTATCATCAGGGGCGACTTTCTTCAGGCAATCAACTCGTTCTGCTCTAGGGACCGCCGGGGACTCCACTGTCTTAATGGTGCGTTCATCACCTTACTGCCAAAGAAGGCCATCGCATCTGCTGCCTCCGATTTTCACCCCATCAGCCTAATTCACAGCTTCGGCAAAATTGTCTCTAAGGCCATGGCCATCCGTCTTGCTCCGCGGTTGCCTTCGATGGTGTCGGCCAGTCAAAGCGCTTTCATCGACGGCCGCTCTATCCACGATAGCTTCAAACTCGTTCATGCCACGGCAAGGTTTCTTCACAGAATTAAACACCCGAAGATCCTCCTCAAGCTCGACATATCCAAAGCCTTCGATTCGGTGAACTGGGCTTTTCTTTTGGAGCTCTTAAGAGCCTGGGGATTCGGTCCGCGGTGGTGCGATTGGATTGCGGCGCTTTTTGGCTCCTCGACAACAAAGATCCTCCTAAACTCTGTTCCAGGTCCGACAATTGACCATGCCAGGGGTCTTCGACAGGGGGACTCGCTTTCCCCTTTCCTCTTCGTCATGGTGATGGACACCCTGGATCGCCTATTCACTCTGGCAGGGAATGAGGGGATCATCCAACCAACAGGACACGCCGCAATCATTCACCGCTGCTCATTATACGCTGATGACGCGGTTGTGTTCTTGTCGCCGTCTCGGCAGGACATTCTTGCGCATCTGGCCATCCTAGAGTTCTTTGGCAAGGTGACTGGCTTGCGTTGCAACTTAAACAAAAGCGCAGCGGTGCCCATCTGCTGTTCCGCAGAGGAGACCAATCTGATCAGTGATCTGCTTCCATGCGGTTCTCGTTCATTCCCCATTCAATACCTTGGTGTCCCGCTGTCGACTGGCCGATTACGTCGTCGTGACCTGCAGCCTCTGGTCGATCGGGTCTCCGCTAAGTTGCCGACCTGGCAGGGCAAGCTAATCACTAGGGCTGGCCGGGTCACTTTGGTTCGATCGGTCCTCTCTTCTACTCCGCTGCACACTCTTCTGTGCATCAAGGTTCCCTCTTGGGTCATCAACGAAATCGACAGAATTCGCAAGGCTTTCTTCTGGAGCGGCCACAGTTCAACTGCTTCGGGCCTTGCCTCTCTCTCCTGGAGACAAGTTTGTCGGCCTCTGGAATTCGGGGGCCTTGGCTTCCAAGATCTTCGTTTATTTGGGATCGCCCTACGCCTCAAATGGCTCTGGTACCAACGCTCGGACCCTTCCAAAGCTTGGGCGGCGCTCCCATTACAGCATGAGAAAGAAGCTCTAGCTTTATTCCAAGCCTCTACCAGGTTCGAAGTTGGCTCCGGCGAATCAGTCCTTTTTTGGTCTGACAGTTGGATCAATGGACTCTCCATCTCTTCTCTAGCACCCGCTCTGTCTCGCTGTGTCCCTGTTTCAATTGCAAACAGGCGGACCCTGAAGGAGGCGTTGTTCAATCGGCGGTGGGTGCGCGACATATCCGCGCCATTGTCAGCGACTGCGCTCTACCAGTTCCTGCTTATTTGGCAGCACACCAATTCCATCGTCTTGACCTCTGCCGCCGATCGAGTTGTATGGAAATGGACGACGGCTGGAACCTTCACTACCAAATCTGCATATGCCGTGATGTTCCATGGATCAACCCGCCTCGAGGGAGCCACCTTGCTTTGGAAAACTTGGGCGCCGACCAAGGTCAAATTCTTTGCATGGCTCGGACTACACAATCGGCTATGGACGGCGGTTCGTAGAAAACGTTTGGGCTTACAGGCCAACGACTCATGCGTCCACTGTCTGCAACTTCCAGAATCCATCGATCACCTGCTTCTTCACTGCACCCTAGCTAGAGAGGTTTGGTGGCGGTTCATCGGGGTTCAGACACCGGTAGCTCAAGCTAACGTCTTCGCTTGGTGGTCAGAAGTTCGGGAGCGCTTCTCTGCAGACCTTCGAAGGGGCTTCGACTCGCTAGTTCTCTTGATCTGTTGGCGGCTTTGGCTATCGCGAAATGCGATCATCTTCAACAATCGTCGACTCCCGCTGCAAGCCTTAATCGTTGCAATTAAAGAAGATATCTCGAATTGGTGCCAGGCCGGCGCCAAACATCTGGCAGTCACCACATCTTGGCTTCACGCTCAAGGATCCGTTGCGTGACTCTCCCGGCAATGTTCGCTGTGTCAGCAATGTGTTGGTGCTTGAGGTCCTTAGTCCATTTGCCTGCAGTTCTTTCGGCTAACTAGGCTATCTAATTTCTCTTTCGGCCAACCCATTTCTTCGATTGGCTGTTGTAATCTTTACGATGAATTTGTACGAATttgttttttcctcttcttaatGCGATGATACGCATTTCTCttgcgtattcgagaaaaaaaaaacaaaataacaaataaCATGGGATCTATACTTTAAGGTATGACACTTGACAATCATACCTTAGAGGTAGGTGGTGTATATTTTGTAGAAACTAATACTTTTTACGTATTGACCAAATAGGATTGTATTGGACGCATTAATAGAACGCATATAAGAGCATCAATTATAGCTAACCAAACATGATATTgtaccatcaaaataaaccatCCCATGCATGTATCATGCCATTCTAGCAACGAAACCCAGACTGTAAGTATGAAAATATACGGAGCACTATTAGCAAAAATCGACTATGACAAGCCAATTCTCCAGATCACTTCGACACACGATGTCGCAGGTTAGACATGCCTGTCTGCCACAGTTCAATTTATTCTACACAAGCACCATAAAAGGGTAGCAAAGAGATGGATCTAATTTAGGACATAAAAGTGACATCGCTCATTCAAGCAGTTCATCACTGGTTTCTGAACTTTGGTCCATCTTTGCCTCTCTTTATGTCATCCCATCCTCTCACCCATGGTTGACGTGGTGACGTGGTGTTGATCGGGTCTCTGAGAAGCTTGAGAGCCAGAAGAATGGTTTTGGACTTTTGGTATGTCACACAGGAGTAGAATTCAGATCCTCCAGTGGTTGCCCCAGACCAGTAAGCTATTTCCACAAATCTGAGTTCTCCTGAAGAGTCAAACAATTACTCCAGAAAAAGGAATTATTGATGACCATAAGACACATAAACAGCTCAAGTAGGTTTTGGTTGCACATATCACCCTACAAAGTGAATTTTATATGTAATCTACGAAATATTAACTAGATTATATAGATAAAATTATACTATCAAATAAAATCAGTATCTTAATATATACAACCGTTTTATGCTGTGAGATACCCACGTAATCTCACCTACCTAGATCCTAGTACCAGTCAGAGGACGAGACTAGGGCTAGATCTTGGTATGAACTACCATTTGAAGCACGTGGGATATAGAGTATGGACATAGGCTTATACGAAATCAATACAGATAAGACTACATAACCTACAGCTAAATTGACGAGCCGTACCGAAGACTCAACCCGACTCATCCAAGCTCACAAGCTCTAGAGCATACTCAAATTGAACCGAGCTTGAATCCATATTCTATCAAATCTAGTGAAAATAGCTCATCAGTCTCGAGTTTTTTTCAAGCCCTGTCCACCTCCTATTAGCATTCGGAACGGGAGCGCATGAATCCGCTTCCGAAGCAGTAATACGTACTTTCGTCGCCTTCTGTTAGAGGAAATACCCGCGTCGCCTTTGCCTGTCCGAGCCGCGCCACTGCTTACGCGGGCCCACGGGATCTTGACAGTTACGCGTGGCGCGAGCCCAGTTCACTCGAGTGACGTCATGACATACGCCACGTGCTCCTCCGCCTCCCGTCACTGGAGACAGGACGGACCACGCGACCGCGCCTCCCGCCGCACGAACGCCTCGCTCCGGTGGGCCCGCACGTCAGTGAGCCTGGAAGAAGAAACGCGAGGCTCACGTTTTTACAGAAACACCCCTTGGAGCGACACCATTTCCAACCCACTGTCCCTCTTCTCTTCCCCGCCTCCTTTCTCACTTCCAAGGAGACGCGGCCAAAACCCCTCCGGCCAAAACTGAATCCAGTCCACCGTACGGTTCCACGATCTTTGCTTTGATTTCTTACTCCGCGAATGTAACCTAATTCTTGTATCTGCAATTTTTCGTTATTTCCTCTGATTTTGTTTCAGGGGATTAGAAAACCCCGTGTGCCTGCTTCAAGAACACCGCTTAATCTTGTCTTCGTTTCCAACAATTGATGCAGGATTCTGTAGTATTTACCTGAATTTATCTGTTCTCTGGATCCTTGTTGTTACAAAGAGTAACTGCAGGTGCGAATCCCATCGAGCTCTGGTAAAAATCGTTTCTTTAGTACTAGGATTTTTTTCCTAATAAAGACTATCGATACTACCAAGAATGCGAGGATTACGGCGAAGTGCTCGAGGGGAATCGTCTCGGAAGGTTGGCCGCGAGTTCGAGCCGTTCACCATCTCCGGCAGGGTGTCCCACCTCACGAAGACCAGGTCGGAGCCATGCCACAGGACTCGTggtgccgcctccgccgcccggAGGAGGCCTTTCTCGACGTTCGAGCTGCTGTCGGCAAGGGAGTCCGGCCGCTCGGGCTGCGCTGGATTCTCTTCGGCCGACCGCGCCTACGTTGGCAGCAAACACATCCCGGCGAAAGGGCCGTGGAGCGTCGACGACATGGACAGCGAGGCCTACGTCTCGCAATTTTCTGCTGATGGGTCATTGCTCATTGCTGGGTTTCGGGTAGGTGATTTTGCTGTTACAAGGAATAATCTGGGAAGAGATGCTTTTTGTGCTTTTGTTATTGAAATGTTGCACATAAAAAAGTTGTCTAGTGGCTAACGATTCTCTGCCTCCAAAATGTGATGATAAGGGAAGCCGCATCAGAATTTACGATGCCGAGAAAGGGTGGAAGGTTCGAAAGGATATAAGTTGCAGAAGTCTGCGGTGGACAGTTTCAGATATTGCTCTCTCACCTGACCAACGATTCCTTGTAAGTCTCTTATGCAAATTTCATCCAGGACCTTTTACCTGCTGTTTTTTGGGGGAAATGTGTAAGAAAAAGGTCATTAATGATTATTTCTTCGTCGTAAAAATAATGATAATCTCTGGGGCACTAATTGGCCTGCTTGGTTATGGTATGGACAAATGATTGATACTGACATTTATGCACCCTGAAGAACTAGTTGCTGTGCAAAAATCCATTTCCCATTGTGTTTCGTCAGACCACGATCTATACAAGATACATTATCAAGTAATCTAGTTACTACCTATTTTGATGCATTTACCCTCTACCAGGATTAAATTTCCCAAAGCTTCTTTTAAGGCATATCTTTTCTGCTACTTATTCTATAGCATAAGTTTGGTGTCAAAAGTACAGAGCTTCATCGTTTCTTAAATTTTATCCATAACAATCCTTTCTTAAGATGTTAGTTGAATTTCAAATTTGCAATGTGTTCAGTGTGTCTAGCATGGCCATATTAGCTGGATGCATGTATCACAAATGAATCTCTTAGTAGTAGAGCTAGTCATGTATTTGAATATTAGTCCATACCCGtcctttttaaaaaactttcaaTGCAGCTCtatcaataattatttatcCCTAGTATGTATTCCTTCTTCAAATTTTACTACATCTTCAATCCTGTATGCCTTCTGTGACGACAAACAGAGTAAGTGCCAGTTTATGGTTGTTGTGATGTGCTATGCCACCCTGTGGAATACAGTTAGTTACATTGTTATAATGATCTTCACCAGGTTCAGTAAGATTTTATTGGTATAACTCCAACTCTGCTGAGGGGGGAAAGCTTGCTCTTAAGTAGTCATTatatccatttttttttcaaaaaatggtGCTTTTGAAAAGCCACCACATGAGCCAAGTTGTAGACTGCTTGCAACATTTTATTAGTACATAACACGCACTTGATCTCAAGGTTTGTTATTTTATTTCacccaaaacaaaaacaagatcACATAGCAGAATCTAGGTGTTTTTGTATTCCGAAAAAAATTGGCACCCAAATTTGAGTCGAAGAGGACTGCAACTTGGGTACTCAGGGTGTACACCCATACCTCCCACCAACTGAACTATGTCCAGTCCATGTTATTTTTATTACCATTAAGTTCAATGTTGAATCAATTTTTACATGCACCGCTTACTTCTTTTCTGGAAAAGAACCTGTCTTGTGGTGTATTTTCTCTGCATAGAGTGGGTTGTTAACTTTACCAAGTTGTATTTTGGGCATTTCATGTCATTTGCATGCCTATTTTTTATCAAGCGCATTTGATCACTTCTCAGGCCTATTCAAGTTTGTCGCctattgttcacattgtgaatgTGCAGAGTGCTGGAAAGGAATCACATGCTAATATTACAGTATGCTCTATTCCCAAACATTTTCGATATTGTCCCTATCAAAAACTTTCAACTGCATGCTCGTGCTGAATTCATAAAACGTCAGTGATGTGCTTGTAATGTACTTGTAATTCATGTTTATATCCTCCTTCCTCTTTTTCTGCaggaaattcatgagggtttgGATTTCTTTGCTGATGAACATGATGATGATTTAGTAGACTTTGGAATATTTTCTGTAAAATTCTCaaaagatggtagagaaattGTTGTCGGAAATAATGAAAAATCAATATATGTTTATGATCTTGGAGCAAATAAAGTATCAGTT
This genomic interval carries:
- the LOC133884793 gene encoding LEC14B homolog; protein product: MRGLRRSARGESSRKVGREFEPFTISGRVSHLTKTRSEPCHRTRGAASAARRRPFSTFELLSARESGRSGCAGFSSADRAYVGSKHIPAKGPWSVDDMDSEAYVSQFSADGSLLIAGFRGSRIRIYDAEKGWKVRKDISCRSLRWTVSDIALSPDQRFLAYSSLSPIVHIVNVQSAGKESHANITEIHEGLDFFADEHDDDLVDFGIFSVKFSKDGREIVVGNNEKSIYVYDLGANKVSVRIHAHTSDVNAVTFADESGNVLYSGSDDSLCKVWDRRCLVGGKSAGVLTGHLDGVTFIDSRGDGRYFISNCKDQTIKLWDIRKMSSVTRACPLRMVDWDYRWMSFPAEAHHFRHPDDKSLATYRGHSVLRTLIRCYFSPMHSTGQRYIYTGSSDKSVYIYDVVTGTTVERLSWHGSIIRDCTWHPHYPTLVSSSWDGYLARWEASGDDDDPSMLASKEQRRSPFHMYGDPFLL